In the genome of Bacillus sp. S3, one region contains:
- a CDS encoding S41 family peptidase has translation MNRKWIALLMTGSLLTGAGGTYAGMKVFDRTEAAPKPEVKAPPKEQVINSEDHTEDLEKVEQAYDLILSSYVEKVDQEKLVEGAIQGMLSVLKDPYSVYMDKETAQQFTQTLESSFEGIGAEVGMVDGKIVIVSPFKNSPAEKAGIKPNDQILKVDGKSVEGLDLNKATLQIRGKKGTTVNLEIARKGLKEPLSIDVKRDEIPLETVHASIKNQDGKKIGYIEITSFSEDTAADFKKELKAQENDDIKGLVIDVRGNPGGLLDSVGEILKEFVPKDKPYVQTQERSGEKRRFFSTISKKKEYPVVVLVNKGSASASEILAGSLKEAAGYQLVGETTFGKGTVQQAVPMGDGSNIKLTLAKWLTPDGNWIHKKGIKPDVAIKQPAIFTTHPIQVKKPLVADMNNEQVKNAQEILDALGFAPGRTDGYFSAETKTAVKGFQEDNKLDPTGKIDEKTAAKLEEAVVKEMKKEKNDLQLKMALKLITK, from the coding sequence ATGAATCGTAAATGGATTGCCCTGTTGATGACGGGTTCACTACTAACGGGGGCGGGGGGCACCTATGCTGGAATGAAAGTCTTTGATCGAACGGAAGCAGCCCCTAAACCTGAAGTAAAGGCACCCCCTAAAGAACAAGTAATAAATTCAGAAGATCATACGGAGGATCTTGAGAAAGTAGAGCAGGCCTATGATCTTATACTAAGCAGCTATGTGGAAAAGGTAGACCAGGAAAAGCTGGTTGAAGGCGCGATTCAAGGAATGCTTTCTGTTTTAAAAGATCCATATTCCGTTTATATGGATAAGGAAACGGCCCAGCAATTCACGCAAACTTTGGAATCGTCCTTTGAAGGCATCGGTGCCGAGGTCGGGATGGTCGATGGAAAAATTGTCATTGTCTCTCCATTTAAAAATTCCCCAGCAGAAAAAGCAGGAATCAAGCCGAATGACCAAATTTTGAAGGTAGACGGAAAAAGTGTCGAGGGCTTAGACCTCAATAAAGCGACCCTTCAGATTCGCGGAAAAAAAGGAACAACGGTTAATTTAGAGATTGCCAGAAAGGGCCTAAAAGAACCGCTGTCCATTGATGTGAAGCGCGATGAGATTCCGCTTGAGACCGTTCATGCCTCGATTAAAAATCAAGACGGCAAAAAGATCGGCTATATTGAGATCACCTCTTTTTCTGAAGACACGGCTGCCGATTTTAAAAAGGAATTAAAAGCGCAGGAAAATGATGATATTAAAGGGTTGGTTATTGATGTACGCGGAAACCCTGGGGGTCTTTTGGACAGCGTTGGGGAAATTTTAAAAGAATTTGTGCCAAAGGATAAGCCGTATGTACAGACTCAAGAACGGAGCGGAGAAAAACGGCGATTCTTCTCCACTATATCTAAGAAAAAAGAATATCCTGTAGTAGTCCTTGTCAACAAGGGCAGTGCTTCCGCATCGGAAATATTGGCAGGTTCGTTGAAGGAGGCGGCAGGCTACCAGCTTGTTGGTGAAACAACGTTTGGCAAAGGAACTGTCCAGCAGGCAGTCCCAATGGGGGATGGCAGCAATATTAAGCTGACATTGGCGAAATGGCTGACTCCCGATGGCAATTGGATTCATAAAAAGGGGATCAAACCGGATGTAGCGATCAAACAGCCAGCCATCTTTACCACGCATCCGATCCAGGTAAAGAAACCGCTTGTAGCGGACATGAACAACGAACAGGTGAAGAATGCCCAAGAAATTTTAGATGCCCTAGGATTTGCACCGGGTCGGACAGATGGATATTTTAGTGCAGAGACCAAAACAGCGGTGAAAGGCTTTCAGGAGGACAATAAGCTGGACCCTACAGGGAAAATTGATGAGAAAACCGCAGCCAAGCTCGAAGAAGCCGTGGTGAAAGAAATGAAGAAAGAAAAAAATGATTTACAGCTGAAAATGGCATTGAAGTTGATTACGAAATGA
- a CDS encoding murein hydrolase activator EnvC family protein, whose protein sequence is MKKSVVTLAVVAAVGFGTVFGGTSVKTEAASISSLKGEQNKIQEKRSDLKSGINQANDKISDLQNQQANVKSEMKRIDYAIGDATAKINEKTAEIEKTKAEIVKLQEETQVIKERIEKRNVLLKERARSYQETGGMVNYLDVLMGSTSFSDFVDRANAVATIMQADQDILKQHEADKKELASKQAQVEKDLESLENMKAELEKLNQQLNAQKAEKDKLLANLVEQENEEHEHAMELKEEEQLLAAQEAAIQQAIKMEQEAQARAAAAAKAAAEAAAKAAANNTSSASASGGGGGASSGSTPGVSSGYWTQPAVGRLSSGFGGRGGGNHWGVDIANRTQVPIVAAADGVVIKSYYSSSYGNCIFVSHSINGQVYTTVYAHMSSRIAASGAVVKKGQQIGVMGNTGASEGQHLHFELHKGPWTPDKRYAINPVGIVPLP, encoded by the coding sequence ATGAAGAAGTCAGTGGTCACGCTTGCCGTTGTGGCAGCGGTCGGATTTGGAACAGTTTTTGGCGGAACATCTGTTAAAACTGAGGCTGCATCCATTTCAAGTTTAAAAGGTGAACAAAATAAAATTCAGGAGAAGCGTTCCGATTTAAAATCAGGTATTAATCAAGCGAATGATAAAATTAGCGATCTCCAAAATCAGCAGGCTAATGTGAAGAGCGAGATGAAACGGATCGATTATGCAATTGGTGATGCAACAGCAAAAATCAATGAAAAAACAGCTGAAATCGAAAAGACAAAAGCTGAGATTGTGAAACTTCAAGAAGAAACGCAGGTCATCAAAGAGCGGATTGAAAAGCGAAATGTACTGTTGAAGGAACGTGCCCGAAGCTATCAGGAAACAGGCGGGATGGTCAATTACCTGGATGTATTAATGGGATCCACCAGCTTTAGTGACTTCGTTGACCGTGCAAATGCAGTTGCAACGATTATGCAGGCAGATCAGGATATACTGAAACAGCATGAGGCTGACAAAAAGGAGCTTGCTTCAAAACAAGCACAAGTTGAAAAAGACCTTGAAAGCCTGGAAAACATGAAGGCTGAATTAGAAAAACTGAACCAGCAATTGAATGCACAAAAAGCTGAGAAAGATAAATTATTGGCAAACTTGGTTGAGCAAGAAAATGAAGAACATGAACATGCCATGGAATTGAAGGAAGAGGAACAACTCCTTGCTGCGCAAGAGGCTGCGATTCAACAGGCAATTAAGATGGAGCAGGAGGCTCAAGCCAGAGCGGCGGCGGCAGCTAAAGCAGCTGCAGAGGCTGCAGCTAAGGCAGCGGCAAATAATACGTCTTCAGCTTCAGCAAGCGGTGGCGGCGGTGGAGCCAGTTCCGGATCAACACCGGGTGTATCAAGCGGCTATTGGACCCAGCCTGCGGTCGGACGATTGAGCTCAGGTTTTGGAGGCCGCGGCGGTGGAAATCATTGGGGCGTTGACATAGCAAATCGTACGCAGGTGCCGATTGTTGCTGCTGCTGATGGTGTCGTCATTAAATCCTATTATTCTAGCAGTTATGGAAACTGTATTTTTGTTTCTCACTCGATAAATGGACAAGTTTATACAACTGTCTATGCCCATATGTCCTCACGTATAGCCGCCAGTGGTGCAGTAGTGAAAAAAGGCCAGCAAATTGGTGTGATGGGTAATACTGGTGCCTCAGAGGGGCAGCATTTACACTTTGAACTTCATAAAGGTCCATGGACACCGGATAAACGTTATGCGATCAATCCTGTGGGCATTGTACCACTGCCATAA
- the ftsX gene encoding permease-like cell division protein FtsX, translating to MKIRTIGRHARESLKSISRNGWMTFASVSAVTVTLILVGVFFVIMMNLNRVAETIEEDVQIRVHIDVAANKEDQQALKSEIEKISEVKGVTFSPKQKELDNLVESLGEDGKAFKLFEQDNPLNDVFIVKTKKPADTMKVADKVEKLNYVSKVKYGQGKVEKLFKFIQASRNVGVVLIIGLFFTAIFLISNTIKITIFARRREIKIMRLVGATNGFIRWPFFLEGLWLGILGSILPIILISIAYYRAYDYIGPKLEGTFIKVLPFEPFVYQLSGILILMGALIGVWGSMMSVRKFLKV from the coding sequence ATGAAAATTAGAACGATTGGCCGTCACGCCCGTGAAAGTTTAAAAAGCATCAGCAGAAATGGGTGGATGACCTTTGCATCTGTTAGTGCTGTTACCGTAACCCTGATATTAGTCGGCGTCTTTTTCGTTATTATGATGAATCTTAATCGTGTGGCAGAGACCATTGAGGAGGACGTGCAAATCCGCGTTCACATCGACGTTGCTGCGAATAAAGAAGATCAGCAAGCATTAAAAAGTGAGATAGAGAAAATATCTGAAGTTAAAGGTGTAACATTTTCTCCTAAACAGAAAGAACTTGATAATTTAGTCGAGAGTTTGGGTGAGGACGGAAAGGCTTTTAAACTTTTTGAACAAGATAATCCACTTAACGATGTATTTATCGTAAAAACGAAAAAACCGGCAGACACTATGAAAGTGGCAGATAAGGTTGAGAAACTTAATTATGTTTCGAAAGTAAAATACGGGCAGGGCAAGGTTGAAAAATTATTTAAGTTTATTCAAGCGAGCAGGAACGTAGGAGTCGTTCTCATTATTGGCTTGTTCTTCACGGCGATTTTCTTAATTTCGAATACGATTAAAATTACCATTTTTGCAAGACGACGAGAAATTAAGATTATGAGATTAGTAGGAGCAACCAATGGCTTTATTCGCTGGCCATTCTTTTTGGAAGGTCTATGGCTCGGAATTTTAGGATCGATTTTACCAATTATCCTGATTTCGATTGCCTATTATCGTGCCTACGATTATATTGGTCCGAAGCTTGAAGGCACCTTTATCAAAGTGCTGCCATTCGAACCATTTGTCTATCAGCTCTCAGGTATTTTGATTTTAATGGGAGCCTTAATCGGGGTTTGGGGCAGTATGATGTCCGTTAGGAAGTTCTTAAAGGTTTAA
- the ftsE gene encoding cell division ATP-binding protein FtsE produces the protein MIELQEVYKKYPNGVTAINGIDVRINQGEFVYVVGPSGAGKSTFIKMMYREEVPSSGTITMNGVNLAKLKMKKVPLFRRNLGVVFQDFKLLPSLTVYENVAFALEVIEAQPKFIRKRVMEVLDLVGLKHKIKMLPTELSGGEQQRVSIARSIVNSPKVVIADEPTGNLDPETSWEIMNIFEEINARGTTIVMATHNREIVNTLKHRVIAIEGGKIVRDEQRGDYGYEN, from the coding sequence ATGATAGAATTGCAAGAGGTCTATAAAAAGTATCCTAATGGCGTAACAGCTATTAATGGAATAGACGTCCGGATTAACCAGGGCGAATTTGTTTATGTCGTGGGTCCCAGCGGTGCGGGGAAATCCACTTTTATTAAGATGATGTACCGGGAAGAAGTACCCTCTTCGGGTACGATTACGATGAATGGCGTGAATCTCGCCAAACTAAAAATGAAAAAGGTTCCCTTATTCAGAAGGAATCTTGGCGTGGTGTTCCAAGACTTTAAACTGCTGCCGTCACTAACTGTCTATGAAAATGTAGCATTTGCCCTTGAGGTCATTGAAGCACAGCCGAAGTTTATCCGCAAACGGGTAATGGAAGTTCTCGATCTTGTTGGATTAAAGCATAAAATCAAAATGCTTCCTACTGAACTATCAGGCGGTGAGCAGCAGCGTGTTTCCATTGCACGCTCAATCGTCAACTCGCCAAAAGTAGTGATTGCCGATGAACCGACGGGTAACCTTGATCCTGAAACATCATGGGAAATCATGAATATATTTGAAGAAATTAATGCCAGAGGCACAACGATTGTTATGGCAACACATAACAGAGAGATTGTAAATACATTAAAGCATCGCGTCATTGCCATTGAAGGCGGAAAGATTGTTCGCGATGAACAAAGAGGTGATTACGGTTATGAAAATTAG
- the cccB gene encoding cytochrome c551, translating to MKKKLLALLMGTSLVMGLAACGGGNDNTKDKGGGTETASAGDAQKIFDQKCSGCHGGDLTGGVGPNLTKVGATLSKDDILNVLKNGKGQMPANVVTGDDAEKVADWLAAKK from the coding sequence ATGAAGAAGAAGCTACTAGCATTGTTAATGGGAACGTCCCTAGTAATGGGACTTGCTGCATGCGGAGGCGGCAATGATAACACAAAGGATAAGGGCGGCGGCACCGAAACTGCTTCAGCAGGGGACGCACAAAAGATCTTTGATCAAAAATGCTCTGGCTGCCATGGCGGTGATTTAACCGGTGGTGTTGGCCCAAACTTAACCAAGGTGGGCGCGACACTCTCTAAGGATGACATTTTAAATGTCTTGAAAAACGGTAAAGGCCAAATGCCGGCAAACGTTGTTACCGGCGATGACGCTGAAAAAGTCGCTGATTGGCTAGCTGCTAAAAAATAA
- a CDS encoding YitT family protein, with protein sequence MNILSNLTQTYPKTRIAIDYILVLIGAAIIALAFNVFLLPNQVASGGVSGISTILKTVLGWEPAYVQWAFNIPLFIAGVIFLGKQFGVKTLAGTIFLPFVVFLTKDLEPWTHDALLGALFGGIGVGLGLGIVFRGKASTGGTDLAAQIINKYTGFTLGRCVVIIDGLIVLTAAIVFDIEKGLYALIALYVTSKTIDLIQVGFGRSKMAMIITSKQEEVREGILNKIDRGVTKLSAYGGFTDHEKPVLMCVVDQTEFTKLKQLVKTLDPTAFVVVMDAAEVLGEGFKRA encoded by the coding sequence ATGAATATTTTAAGCAATTTGACTCAAACCTATCCAAAAACGAGGATTGCCATTGATTATATTTTAGTTTTAATTGGTGCAGCGATTATTGCCTTAGCGTTTAACGTGTTTTTACTGCCAAACCAGGTAGCCTCAGGCGGGGTAAGCGGGATTAGTACGATACTCAAAACAGTACTTGGCTGGGAACCGGCATATGTCCAATGGGCATTTAATATTCCGCTTTTTATTGCAGGTGTCATTTTTTTGGGGAAGCAATTTGGGGTCAAAACGTTAGCAGGAACGATTTTTTTGCCATTTGTTGTTTTTTTGACAAAAGATTTGGAGCCTTGGACACATGATGCCCTGCTAGGTGCTTTGTTTGGGGGAATTGGTGTAGGATTAGGACTCGGGATTGTGTTTCGCGGCAAGGCATCCACCGGAGGTACGGACCTTGCGGCTCAAATCATCAATAAGTATACAGGTTTTACGCTTGGGAGATGTGTCGTGATAATCGACGGATTAATTGTCCTCACTGCAGCCATTGTGTTTGATATTGAAAAGGGGCTGTACGCGTTAATTGCCCTTTATGTGACAAGCAAAACGATTGACCTTATCCAGGTTGGTTTTGGCAGATCAAAGATGGCGATGATCATTACTAGTAAACAAGAGGAAGTTCGTGAAGGAATTTTGAATAAAATTGACCGTGGTGTGACAAAACTATCAGCATATGGTGGTTTTACAGACCATGAAAAGCCGGTTCTCATGTGTGTGGTTGACCAAACGGAGTTCACAAAATTGAAACAATTGGTCAAAACCCTTGATCCAACAGCGTTTGTCGTTGTTATGGATGCGGCAGAAGTGTTAGGCGAGGGTTTCAAACGTGCGTAG
- the prfB gene encoding peptide chain release factor 2 (programmed frameshift) codes for MELAEIRNELEKTAKTLADFRGSLDLENKEAKIAELDDTMLQPDFWNDQEKAQIIISEANGLKDQVNEFMELNDSYDNLELTYELVKEENDEELRAELEDELQQLTVRLNQFELQLLLSEEYDKNNAILELHPGAGGTESQDWGSMLLRMYTRWAEKKGFKVETLDYLPGDEAGIKSVTLAIKGHNAYGYLKAEKGVHRLVRISPFDSSGRRHTSFVSCEVMPEFNEEIQVDIRTEDLKIDTYRATGAGGQHINTTDSAVRITHLPTGVVVTCQSERSQIKNREAAMKMLKAKLYQREIERQEQELLEIRGEQKEIGWGSQIRSYVFHPYSMVKDHRTSTESGNVQAVMDGDLDQFINAYLRSRIS; via the exons ATGGAATTAGCAGAAATTCGGAATGAGCTTGAAAAAACAGCTAAGACATTAGCGGACTTTAGGGGGTCTCTT GACCTTGAGAATAAGGAAGCCAAAATTGCAGAACTAGATGATACGATGCTTCAGCCTGATTTTTGGAATGACCAGGAAAAGGCACAAATTATCATCAGTGAAGCAAATGGCTTAAAGGACCAGGTGAATGAGTTCATGGAATTAAATGACTCTTATGACAACCTGGAATTAACCTATGAGCTTGTGAAGGAAGAAAATGATGAGGAATTACGGGCAGAGCTTGAGGATGAGCTTCAGCAGCTGACAGTCCGCTTGAATCAATTTGAACTGCAGCTTCTCTTGAGTGAGGAGTATGATAAAAACAATGCCATTCTCGAGTTGCACCCGGGTGCAGGCGGTACCGAATCACAGGACTGGGGCTCAATGCTCCTTCGGATGTATACCCGCTGGGCCGAGAAAAAAGGCTTTAAGGTAGAGACACTTGATTATCTCCCTGGAGATGAAGCGGGGATTAAGAGTGTGACGCTGGCAATTAAAGGACATAATGCTTACGGATATTTGAAGGCTGAGAAGGGTGTCCACCGGCTCGTACGGATTTCTCCGTTTGATTCCTCCGGCCGCCGCCATACCTCATTCGTATCCTGTGAAGTCATGCCGGAATTTAATGAAGAAATTCAGGTAGATATCCGGACAGAGGATTTAAAAATTGATACGTATCGTGCCACTGGGGCAGGTGGACAGCATATAAATACCACGGATTCAGCTGTCCGGATTACGCATCTTCCAACTGGTGTTGTCGTGACCTGTCAGTCGGAGCGTTCCCAAATTAAAAACCGGGAAGCGGCCATGAAAATGCTTAAAGCGAAACTATATCAACGGGAGATTGAGCGGCAGGAGCAGGAGTTATTGGAAATCCGCGGTGAGCAAAAGGAAATCGGCTGGGGCTCGCAAATCCGTTCCTACGTTTTCCATCCTTATTCAATGGTTAAGGATCACAGGACCAGTACCGAAAGCGGAAATGTGCAAGCCGTGATGGATGGAGATTTAGACCAGTTTATCAATGCGTATCTTCGTTCAAGAATATCGTAA
- a CDS encoding SEC-C metal-binding domain-containing protein, whose amino-acid sequence MENINRNDSCPCGSGKKYKKCCGASEAVSITQIIENEIDELQKQLLHFAYYHYGHEIHEDFEILQTMIDIENEQELEFYELIHSIWFSLFEGLDDGKTIIQKFIAVEAAKIKRPKLRQILQTWAYAKTIAGRVLEVENNKLTVEDGFTLEPLEAVITNMPITIEKGSFFIGILLPYEHSYAFFPTPFVLPGLKPEHGFSYIEDSSLDADYDSPQEFLTDFFMEVLSELPMIGGLLEINDLAWPAPIYKEVADLFKEKMELLFPPPVVDAVVILWLDFSHKRPKRIKNPYLYVAALHYLMTTLAPMEAAVTQKELAKQYGVSASSISSIVSELESELEEEISDLIGLLNGIEQISDQLPAEKAPVIPFPDIRGSLIEEKHEGTGPIVQTMASMDQTPKKKVRKVSRRDEERARNLIYDAFQSEGKQRYKFAEEALKLNPNCVDAYVILAEKTNSLEEAILLYEKGIQAGKRELGKDFFQENTGSFWGLIETRPFMRAKIHYAEALSLLGKIMEAARQYEELLELNPMDNQGVRYSLFVAYVDLEEYKKAGQLLQQYEEASAQHVYNKLLLELSENGFSKEAQMLLKAAKTVNKHVIAYLTGKKRLPAYPPDFYHYGDENEAIVYADMHLHLWRKINGLQEWLKGK is encoded by the coding sequence ATGGAGAATATAAACCGGAATGATTCTTGTCCGTGCGGTAGTGGGAAGAAATATAAAAAGTGCTGTGGAGCAAGTGAGGCTGTATCCATTACCCAAATTATTGAAAATGAAATCGATGAATTGCAAAAGCAGCTCCTTCATTTTGCTTATTACCACTATGGGCATGAAATACATGAAGATTTTGAAATTCTGCAAACGATGATTGACATCGAAAATGAACAGGAACTAGAATTTTATGAACTGATTCACTCCATTTGGTTTTCTCTATTTGAAGGGTTAGATGATGGGAAAACCATTATCCAAAAATTTATCGCGGTTGAAGCAGCAAAGATCAAACGTCCTAAACTGAGGCAAATTTTACAAACATGGGCATATGCCAAAACGATTGCCGGAAGGGTGCTGGAAGTTGAGAATAACAAGTTGACGGTTGAAGACGGCTTCACATTAGAACCTCTGGAGGCTGTTATTACCAATATGCCCATTACCATTGAGAAAGGCTCTTTCTTTATTGGAATCTTGTTGCCCTATGAGCATAGCTATGCCTTTTTCCCAACGCCATTTGTTTTACCTGGCCTTAAACCTGAACATGGCTTTTCTTATATCGAAGACAGCAGTCTTGACGCCGATTATGACTCCCCCCAAGAATTTTTGACTGATTTTTTCATGGAGGTCTTAAGTGAGCTTCCCATGATAGGGGGATTGCTTGAAATCAATGATTTGGCCTGGCCTGCTCCTATATACAAAGAAGTGGCGGACCTCTTTAAGGAGAAAATGGAATTGCTTTTCCCACCGCCAGTCGTGGACGCAGTCGTTATTCTCTGGTTAGACTTTAGCCACAAAAGGCCAAAACGGATCAAAAATCCATATCTTTATGTAGCAGCACTTCATTATCTGATGACAACGCTTGCGCCGATGGAAGCAGCTGTTACGCAAAAGGAACTGGCAAAACAATACGGTGTTTCCGCCAGCAGTATTTCCTCGATTGTATCCGAGCTTGAATCAGAGTTAGAGGAGGAAATTTCCGATTTAATTGGACTTTTGAATGGTATAGAGCAGATTTCCGATCAGTTGCCTGCCGAAAAAGCACCTGTTATCCCATTTCCTGATATCCGGGGATCCCTAATAGAAGAAAAACATGAAGGAACTGGTCCCATAGTTCAGACAATGGCCAGTATGGATCAAACTCCTAAGAAAAAGGTGCGGAAGGTTTCAAGACGAGATGAAGAACGAGCAAGGAACTTAATTTACGACGCCTTTCAGTCTGAAGGGAAACAGCGTTATAAATTTGCGGAAGAAGCATTAAAGCTGAATCCCAACTGTGTCGATGCGTATGTCATTCTGGCTGAAAAAACAAACAGTCTCGAAGAAGCAATATTACTTTATGAAAAAGGAATTCAAGCCGGGAAACGGGAATTGGGCAAAGACTTCTTTCAAGAAAATACCGGCTCCTTCTGGGGATTAATAGAAACAAGACCGTTTATGCGGGCAAAAATCCACTATGCTGAGGCACTCTCTCTGTTAGGAAAAATAATGGAAGCTGCCCGGCAATATGAAGAACTTCTCGAATTAAATCCAATGGATAACCAAGGGGTTCGTTACTCTTTGTTTGTTGCTTACGTAGATTTAGAAGAATACAAAAAAGCCGGACAACTTCTTCAACAGTATGAGGAGGCTTCGGCCCAGCACGTATATAACAAGCTGCTGCTTGAACTATCCGAAAATGGTTTCTCTAAGGAAGCCCAAATGCTTCTAAAAGCAGCAAAAACAGTGAACAAGCACGTGATTGCCTACTTGACCGGCAAAAAACGGCTCCCTGCCTACCCGCCAGACTTTTATCACTATGGTGACGAAAACGAAGCAATCGTTTACGCGGATATGCACCTGCATTTATGGCGGAAGATTAATGGACTGCAGGAGTGGCTGAAAGGGAAATAA
- a CDS encoding cytochrome c3 family protein, giving the protein MKRMNSKRKLISYVVIWSVFIGSLLSYSPKTHVLSASGVPEIKILTPDSEAVFDVSTVEFTGIISDDLTTPDKLSVRIFEQLGNVQQPIDITGEGKLSLLAQDQYADFSFSKDFSEGAHTLTFVVTDSDGTSNKVDHSFSVKNTRTEQKLDTSTDVIDEATNLEKSAAEEISPNQPSIEAAAMSQPADDETGKRPYMEKMYLIPKGAEDQYTPGNAVPSSFLPAEDMTRVPLDYKILIDVRSIEPLSNTQPLITFFGDITGTEKLVKETKLSDEINAYVYSFTPNKRLDSGVSYYVYLNPKFSNDLGYEILPRFLKFTTVSGNYERYQFPADKGNDFRDNDYIHGPFSNVTNACAFCHSTHTGTTPTLDGGNYGAEADHLCMACHDGTNGSPKLESNNDNNQHVKDSNVSCTSCHNPHTPGTKENPNSMHRNPAAASSENPFYTYKKASTATGDANDFSLCLSCHNGKVDAKTGKQISNIEQYYKNETFIRQSGHKIAATIDSGSSLNGQLPCAECHETHGSNNIKMLRHELGNAQADNTTFSKTSGDWDASSERQFCLSCHNSKTVLYGKTARVIFDKSTGAAIDPTNPGHMMDSGRRCSECHSDNNSFVEAAHAPKKVSNP; this is encoded by the coding sequence ATGAAAAGGATGAACTCCAAACGAAAATTAATTTCATACGTTGTGATATGGAGTGTTTTTATCGGTTCGCTCCTTTCATATTCTCCTAAAACACACGTACTTTCAGCATCAGGTGTACCAGAAATAAAGATTTTAACGCCTGATTCAGAGGCAGTGTTCGATGTTTCAACGGTTGAATTTACAGGAATAATTTCCGACGATCTTACAACTCCTGACAAACTGTCAGTCAGGATTTTCGAACAGCTGGGCAATGTACAGCAGCCGATTGATATTACAGGTGAGGGAAAGCTGTCGCTATTGGCTCAGGATCAATATGCTGATTTCTCATTTTCAAAAGATTTCAGTGAAGGGGCTCATACCCTAACCTTTGTTGTCACCGATAGCGATGGAACCAGCAATAAAGTTGATCACTCCTTTTCAGTTAAGAATACTAGAACTGAACAGAAACTTGATACTTCAACGGACGTTATAGATGAGGCCACAAATTTAGAAAAGTCTGCTGCTGAAGAAATCTCTCCAAATCAACCATCCATTGAAGCCGCTGCGATGAGTCAACCAGCTGATGATGAAACAGGTAAAAGACCCTATATGGAGAAAATGTATCTGATTCCAAAGGGTGCTGAGGACCAATATACGCCAGGAAATGCTGTACCAAGCAGCTTTCTTCCAGCTGAAGATATGACTCGGGTTCCATTGGATTATAAAATATTAATCGATGTAAGAAGTATTGAGCCATTATCAAACACTCAACCTTTGATAACGTTTTTTGGAGATATTACAGGAACGGAAAAGTTAGTGAAGGAAACTAAGTTATCTGATGAGATCAACGCTTATGTTTATTCCTTTACACCTAATAAGAGACTGGATTCAGGCGTAAGCTACTATGTTTATTTAAATCCAAAGTTCTCAAATGATTTAGGGTATGAAATTCTTCCTAGATTCCTTAAATTTACTACTGTCAGTGGAAATTATGAACGCTATCAATTTCCCGCCGACAAAGGGAATGATTTTCGGGATAATGACTATATTCATGGTCCGTTTTCAAATGTAACAAATGCTTGTGCCTTTTGCCATAGCACCCATACGGGTACTACTCCAACACTTGATGGCGGTAATTATGGTGCTGAAGCAGATCATTTGTGTATGGCCTGTCATGATGGAACGAATGGTTCACCAAAGCTTGAGAGCAATAATGATAACAATCAACATGTGAAAGATTCCAATGTTTCATGTACAAGCTGCCATAATCCGCATACTCCAGGAACGAAAGAAAATCCAAACAGCATGCATCGTAACCCGGCAGCAGCTTCGAGTGAAAATCCATTTTACACGTATAAGAAAGCAAGTACAGCCACAGGCGATGCCAACGACTTTTCATTATGTTTAAGCTGTCATAATGGCAAAGTAGATGCCAAAACAGGTAAACAGATTTCGAATATTGAACAATATTATAAAAATGAAACGTTCATTAGACAATCGGGTCATAAAATAGCAGCGACTATTGATAGCGGCAGTTCGCTAAACGGACAGCTTCCTTGTGCGGAATGCCATGAAACACACGGTTCTAATAATATTAAGATGTTAAGACATGAGCTTGGCAATGCCCAGGCAGATAATACTACTTTCAGTAAAACTAGTGGGGATTGGGATGCCTCTTCTGAACGTCAGTTCTGTCTGTCATGTCACAATAGCAAAACCGTGCTTTACGGTAAAACAGCCAGAGTAATCTTTGATAAATCCACTGGAGCGGCCATTGATCCAACCAATCCTGGTCATATGATGGATAGTGGAAGAAGATGTTCGGAATGCCATAGCGATAATAATTCCTTTGTCGAGGCGGCACACGCACCTAAAAAGGTATCCAATCCATAA